Proteins co-encoded in one Bacteroidota bacterium genomic window:
- the mnmD gene encoding tRNA (5-methylaminomethyl-2-thiouridine)(34)-methyltransferase MnmD gives MKIIVTKDGSHTLQHPVLDETYHSIHGAIQESKHVFIEAGLKAIAQQKKQISLLEIGFGTGLNAWLTALTARELTCSVEYTTLETFPLAPEITNQLNFANSTMFKEHNILFAELHASEWEKLIPINSIFSLEKKQIKLEDYESEKQFDLIYFDAFSPQSQPELWTVEQFTKLYKSLNYSGILVTYCAKGAVKRNLKEAGFTIEALPGPPGKREMTRAVKKFH, from the coding sequence ATGAAAATTATTGTCACAAAAGACGGCAGTCATACCCTTCAACATCCTGTATTAGATGAAACCTATCATAGTATACATGGCGCTATACAGGAATCGAAGCATGTATTTATTGAGGCCGGACTAAAAGCAATTGCTCAACAAAAAAAACAAATTTCACTTCTTGAAATAGGGTTCGGAACCGGTCTAAATGCATGGTTAACCGCCCTAACAGCGCGTGAATTAACTTGCTCTGTTGAATACACAACTTTAGAAACCTTTCCTCTTGCACCTGAAATTACCAATCAATTAAACTTTGCAAATAGTACAATGTTTAAGGAACATAACATATTATTTGCTGAATTGCACGCTTCTGAATGGGAAAAATTAATACCTATAAATTCCATTTTTAGCCTTGAGAAAAAGCAGATTAAACTAGAAGATTATGAAAGCGAAAAGCAATTTGATTTAATTTATTTTGATGCTTTCTCGCCTCAGTCACAGCCAGAATTATGGACTGTTGAACAGTTCACTAAACTTTATAAAAGTCTAAATTATTCCGGTATACTCGTTACCTATTGTGCCAAAGGTGCTGTAAAACGAAATTTAAAGGAGGCTGGATTTACTATTGAAGCATTACCGGGACCGCCAGGAAAGCGTGAAATGACAAGGGCAGTGAAAAAGTTCCATTAA
- a CDS encoding ABC transporter ATP-binding protein, with translation MKLLWLYLKNYWKLLVLALILAAINQIFSLLDPLVFKHLVDNYATGPHRYNKTEFIQGVGGLILLSMGAAMMSRIAKNFQDYYVNVITQKLGAQIYSDGLNHSLKLPYKVFEDQRSGETLGKLQKVRTDVEKLIFAFINILFTSLVGVVFVMIYAIRIHWIIAVVYFAAVPILGSITSLLSKRIKNIQKKIVGETTALAGSTTESLRNIELVKSLGLAEQEINRLNSTTTKILGLELKKVRYIRSISFIQGTFVNFLRSCILFLLLYLIFADTMTLGQLFSLQIYSFFIFGPLQELGNIISTYREAEVSLDNFNNILQTPVEPKPANPVPIKGVQNLSFNEVTFKHQTATSPALNDISFELQKGETIAFVGPSGSGKTTMVKLLVGLYRPDTGKITYNGIDGNEIDLDQLREQIGFVTQDTQLFSGSIRENLLFVCPTASDAECMEMLEKAACQSLLARADKGLDTVIGEGGVKVSGGEKQRLSIARALLRKPSLLVFDEATSALDSLNEKEISETIRSISDNRQHLTVLIAHRLSTVMHADKIIVLEKGQIVEQGKHHDLLDAKGLYYAMWRQQIGERERASVKVAVV, from the coding sequence ATGAAATTACTCTGGTTATACCTTAAAAATTATTGGAAACTATTGGTGCTTGCATTAATACTTGCGGCCATCAATCAAATATTCTCCTTATTAGATCCGTTGGTGTTTAAACACTTGGTTGACAACTATGCAACCGGACCGCATCGTTACAACAAAACCGAATTTATTCAAGGTGTGGGTGGCTTAATTTTATTGTCGATGGGAGCAGCAATGATGTCGCGTATTGCTAAGAACTTTCAGGATTATTATGTGAATGTAATTACACAAAAACTGGGCGCGCAAATTTATTCGGATGGCTTAAATCACTCCTTAAAATTACCCTATAAAGTTTTTGAAGACCAACGCAGCGGCGAAACTCTTGGAAAACTTCAAAAAGTAAGAACCGATGTTGAGAAACTCATTTTTGCCTTTATCAACATCTTGTTTACATCACTGGTAGGTGTTGTATTTGTTATGATTTATGCCATACGCATCCACTGGATAATTGCTGTGGTGTATTTTGCAGCTGTACCTATTTTAGGTTCCATAACTTCGTTGTTGAGTAAACGAATTAAAAATATTCAGAAAAAAATTGTTGGTGAAACTACTGCGCTGGCCGGTTCTACAACCGAATCGTTACGCAACATTGAATTGGTAAAAAGCCTTGGCTTGGCCGAGCAGGAAATAAACCGCCTCAACAGCACTACCACTAAAATACTTGGTCTCGAGCTAAAAAAAGTTCGTTACATCAGAAGCATTAGTTTTATACAAGGCACTTTTGTGAATTTTTTACGAAGCTGTATTTTGTTTTTGCTTCTATACCTCATTTTTGCTGATACCATGACTTTAGGACAATTGTTTTCCTTGCAAATTTATTCCTTCTTTATTTTTGGTCCTTTGCAAGAACTAGGAAACATTATAAGTACCTATCGTGAAGCTGAAGTTTCGTTAGATAATTTTAATAACATTTTGCAAACGCCTGTTGAACCAAAACCAGCGAATCCAGTGCCTATAAAAGGCGTTCAAAATTTATCGTTTAATGAAGTAACCTTTAAACATCAAACAGCTACCAGCCCAGCATTAAATGACATATCCTTTGAATTACAAAAAGGCGAAACAATAGCCTTTGTTGGCCCATCTGGTTCGGGAAAAACAACCATGGTAAAATTATTAGTAGGCTTGTACCGCCCTGATACCGGTAAAATTACTTACAATGGTATTGATGGAAATGAAATTGACCTGGATCAATTGCGCGAACAAATCGGTTTTGTAACGCAGGATACTCAATTATTTTCGGGAAGCATACGCGAAAACTTATTATTTGTTTGTCCAACAGCCAGCGATGCCGAATGTATGGAAATGCTTGAAAAAGCTGCGTGTCAAAGTTTGTTAGCGCGTGCCGATAAAGGTTTAGATACAGTTATTGGAGAAGGCGGTGTAAAAGTATCTGGGGGAGAAAAACAACGCTTGTCAATTGCGCGTGCACTTTTGCGCAAACCTAGTTTACTGGTTTTTGATGAGGCTACCTCTGCTTTAGATTCGCTTAATGAAAAAGAAATCAGTGAAACCATTCGCTCCATATCCGACAATCGCCAGCATTTAACCGTGCTAATTGCACATCGCTTATCGACGGTAATGCATGCTGATAAAATTATAGTGCTTGAAAAGGGTCAGATAGTTGAACAAGGAAAACACCACGATTTGTTGGATGCCAAAGGATTGTATTACGCTATGTGGCGGCAACAAATTGGTGAACGCGAACGTGCTTCAGTTAAAGTTGCTGTTGTGTAA
- a CDS encoding NUDIX domain-containing protein, with amino-acid sequence MVALTSNNLNIRVYGLLILNNAVLVSDEFRMGMLMTKFPGGGLEIGEGLHDCLKREWMEELELEIEIVSHFYTTDYFVKSAFDNRQLLSIYYLVALKKNDFPITNDSAITEDNLKENFQRFRWIALQHLKTSDFTFEIDKKVASLLVENIT; translated from the coding sequence ATGGTAGCATTAACATCAAACAACTTAAATATACGCGTATATGGTTTATTGATATTGAACAATGCTGTTTTAGTTAGCGATGAGTTTAGAATGGGAATGTTAATGACCAAGTTTCCCGGTGGAGGACTCGAGATTGGAGAAGGATTGCACGATTGCCTCAAACGCGAATGGATGGAAGAATTAGAGTTGGAAATTGAAATAGTATCGCACTTTTACACCACCGATTACTTTGTAAAATCAGCCTTTGACAATAGGCAACTGTTAAGCATTTACTATTTGGTAGCTTTGAAAAAAAATGATTTTCCAATTACTAACGATAGTGCTATTACTGAAGATAATTTGAAGGAGAATTTTCAACGATTTAGATGGATAGCACTTCAACATCTTAAAACTTCTGATTTTACTTTTGAAATAGATAAAAAAGTAGCATCGCTTTTAGTGGAAAACATTACTTGA
- a CDS encoding M13 family metallopeptidase, whose protein sequence is MNKFKDFSVLLISSALLLTACAENSNQSKQTTESFSDPLTEHIDSTVSPAEDFFSFANGRWFKENPIPASESYNGIFLIIQDSVNAAIRDICEKSAKLSDVKTGTNQQKIGDLFYSGMDTLSIEKAGITPLKSRLDAIAKISSADDLTLEIAELHKLGVDVFFNFDVRQDEKISAQMIVALMQGGLGLPERDYYSNTDTRTLEIRSAYQQHIQNMLVLAGEKSEVAKLKSQNIIALETSIAKACRKMEALRDPFKNYNKLTLAQVEKLVPAVKWTKLFTGFGLQQVDTINMGQPEFFKNLNTVLNQTSMEDVKAYLSWNLISNYASYLSKDFEYEDFLFYTQKLSGNKEQKPRWQKVVETTDKALGELIGQEYVAHYLPANSKEKLIEIGNNIQEVYRARIKQCDWMSELTKEKALKKLNAVSMKIGYPDKWRDHSALSIDKSSFAANMMNVMRWNFNHMIEKYGKPVDRTEWHMTPQTYNAYYNPSNNEIVIPACNILVPGYTKTQMPEDAILYGIIGGSTFGHEITHGFDDEGSLYDENGNLNDWWSKEDRENFKARTALMVKQYDNYVMLDTLHLRGLNTLGENLADLGGVLMGYEAFKKTKDGQANTVKNGYTAEQRYFLSYAFAWLIQRRNEEIAKRIMTDVHAPSKYRVNGPLSVMEQFYSAFNVKPGNEMYREKNERVKIW, encoded by the coding sequence ATGAATAAATTTAAAGATTTTAGCGTTTTACTGATAAGTAGTGCATTATTATTGACAGCCTGTGCAGAAAATTCAAATCAATCAAAACAAACTACCGAAAGCTTCAGTGATCCATTAACTGAACATATTGATAGTACTGTGAGTCCGGCCGAAGATTTTTTTTCGTTTGCAAATGGTCGCTGGTTTAAAGAAAATCCTATTCCTGCTTCTGAATCTTACAACGGTATATTTTTAATTATTCAGGATTCGGTTAACGCAGCAATTCGCGATATATGTGAAAAATCAGCTAAGCTTAGCGATGTAAAAACAGGTACTAACCAACAAAAAATAGGTGATCTGTTTTACAGTGGTATGGATACGCTTTCCATCGAGAAAGCTGGAATAACGCCACTTAAATCTCGCTTAGACGCTATTGCTAAAATTAGTTCTGCTGATGATCTCACACTTGAAATAGCTGAATTACATAAATTGGGTGTAGATGTTTTTTTCAATTTTGATGTGCGACAAGATGAAAAAATAAGTGCACAAATGATAGTTGCTTTAATGCAAGGAGGTCTTGGCTTGCCGGAACGTGATTATTACAGCAATACCGATACACGTACCCTCGAAATCAGAAGTGCCTATCAACAGCACATCCAAAATATGCTTGTTCTTGCCGGTGAAAAAAGTGAAGTTGCGAAACTCAAGTCACAAAATATAATCGCTTTAGAAACCTCAATCGCCAAAGCTTGCCGCAAAATGGAAGCCTTGCGAGACCCCTTTAAAAACTACAATAAACTTACACTTGCACAAGTCGAAAAGTTGGTACCTGCTGTAAAATGGACTAAGTTGTTTACCGGATTTGGTTTACAACAGGTCGATACAATTAACATGGGGCAACCTGAATTTTTTAAAAACCTAAATACTGTGTTAAATCAAACCTCTATGGAGGATGTAAAAGCTTACCTAAGCTGGAATTTGATCAGTAATTATGCGAGCTATTTATCGAAGGATTTTGAATATGAAGATTTTTTGTTTTACACTCAAAAACTGTCGGGAAACAAAGAACAAAAGCCACGCTGGCAAAAAGTGGTTGAAACAACTGATAAGGCATTAGGTGAATTAATCGGCCAGGAATATGTTGCTCATTACTTACCGGCTAACTCTAAAGAAAAGCTTATTGAAATTGGAAATAATATACAAGAAGTTTATCGCGCTCGCATTAAACAATGCGATTGGATGAGTGAACTTACAAAGGAAAAGGCCTTGAAAAAACTGAATGCTGTTTCGATGAAAATTGGTTATCCTGATAAGTGGCGAGATCATTCGGCTTTGTCAATTGATAAAAGTTCTTTTGCTGCGAATATGATGAACGTAATGCGATGGAATTTTAATCACATGATTGAAAAGTATGGTAAACCGGTTGATCGCACAGAGTGGCACATGACACCACAAACCTATAATGCCTATTACAATCCAAGTAACAATGAAATTGTGATTCCAGCTTGCAATATATTGGTGCCGGGTTATACAAAGACTCAAATGCCCGAAGATGCTATATTGTACGGAATTATTGGAGGATCAACTTTTGGTCATGAAATTACTCATGGTTTTGATGATGAAGGAAGTTTGTATGACGAAAATGGAAATCTAAATGATTGGTGGAGTAAGGAAGATAGAGAAAATTTTAAAGCACGAACAGCGCTTATGGTTAAACAGTATGATAATTATGTAATGCTCGATACCCTTCATCTTCGTGGTTTAAATACATTGGGCGAAAATTTGGCTGATTTGGGTGGAGTGCTCATGGGATATGAAGCTTTCAAAAAAACAAAGGATGGGCAAGCAAATACAGTAAAGAATGGATATACAGCCGAGCAGCGCTATTTCTTAAGTTATGCCTTTGCTTGGTTAATACAACGTAGAAACGAAGAAATCGCAAAACGCATCATGACGGATGTACATGCACCTTCAAAATATCGTGTAAATGGACCATTAAGCGTGATGGAACAATTTTATTCAGCCTTTAATGTAAAGCCGGGTAATGAAATGTATCGCGAAAAAAACGAGCGAGTAAAAATTTGGTAA
- a CDS encoding WG repeat-containing protein, translated as MKPLVICTLLSLLFCSFIFPSKIDKGYKALEVYNYFEAKRLFQQTLKKDVLASGYGLATIYSRNDNPFYNLDSAFRYAKKLNAFYAASDTKRRIELKKFSIDSLSIISLQQKIDSLDFAYTKRQHTLAAYQKFIEQHKTALQLNDALEQRNQLAYELAKAEGTLNAFQQFIDSYPNSKQAIAAKKDFDRKLYLTETKENKLENFAKFVREYPTNPFAQIAQDSVYAKETSHKTESEYLNFIKNYPKNKHLTDAWKALYQLSTLDFTANAISEFVKKYPEFPDKEFVANELALARKRLFKIRENGKWGCMDSTGNIVITPQFDWLEEFSEGLAVAEKSGKSGYIDKQGKVVIPLNFTEAEKFAGGLAVVKIASHYGVINKSGNFVVQAKYDEIADFKEGLAVAKKDGKYGYINTKGDLIYPAIYDNAGDFKNGFAVIEQNQKSGYLTKSGQTLIAPTYDWAENFTTELAKIQIGDYYGLISKKGQLVLAAEYDRIDVFAAGIAPLVKDEKLGYCDTSGKITIPLLYDYTSDEKPLDNLQNNLIRVQLKGKTGFINLQNKVVVPIEFEAISYPNSGLFVAQKKSKWGLIDTTLKTLLPFKYQYLSLVSSTILKVKIKNKFGLIDLKGKQLLAPEWDALHNITDSMVIVERGGNYGIMHLSGKVILAAELDKLPELSEKYTLLIHNDKLAWYDLSSLKFIWKEEGY; from the coding sequence ATGAAACCGCTAGTTATATGCACGCTACTTAGTTTGCTTTTTTGTTCCTTTATTTTTCCTTCAAAAATTGATAAAGGATATAAAGCCTTAGAAGTATACAATTATTTTGAAGCTAAACGGCTCTTTCAACAAACCTTAAAAAAAGATGTACTTGCATCAGGTTATGGGTTGGCTACAATTTATTCGCGCAACGACAATCCATTTTACAACCTTGATTCTGCTTTCCGATATGCAAAAAAATTAAATGCATTTTATGCAGCCAGTGATACGAAAAGAAGAATTGAATTAAAAAAATTCTCTATTGATTCACTATCAATAATTTCGTTGCAGCAAAAAATAGATTCACTTGATTTTGCATACACTAAGAGGCAACATACATTAGCTGCGTATCAAAAATTTATTGAACAACACAAAACAGCGCTGCAGTTGAATGATGCCCTTGAACAAAGGAACCAGCTTGCCTACGAACTTGCTAAAGCAGAAGGAACCTTGAACGCTTTTCAACAATTTATCGATAGCTATCCTAACTCAAAACAAGCAATAGCTGCTAAAAAAGATTTTGACCGTAAATTGTATTTAACCGAAACCAAAGAAAATAAGCTTGAAAATTTTGCAAAATTTGTACGTGAATATCCTACCAATCCTTTTGCACAGATAGCGCAAGATTCGGTTTATGCAAAAGAAACATCCCACAAAACAGAAAGTGAGTATCTAAATTTTATCAAAAATTATCCCAAAAACAAACATTTAACGGATGCCTGGAAAGCTTTATACCAGCTATCAACATTGGATTTTACAGCGAATGCTATTTCTGAATTTGTAAAAAAATATCCTGAATTCCCTGACAAAGAATTTGTAGCCAATGAACTGGCACTTGCACGTAAACGACTTTTTAAAATTAGAGAAAATGGAAAATGGGGTTGCATGGATTCAACAGGTAACATAGTAATTACACCACAATTTGATTGGCTGGAAGAATTTAGTGAAGGACTTGCAGTTGCAGAAAAATCGGGTAAAAGTGGATATATTGATAAACAAGGAAAAGTAGTTATTCCCTTAAACTTTACAGAAGCCGAAAAATTTGCAGGCGGTTTGGCTGTGGTAAAAATTGCATCTCACTATGGTGTTATCAATAAGAGTGGAAACTTCGTGGTACAAGCAAAGTATGATGAAATTGCAGATTTTAAAGAAGGATTGGCAGTAGCCAAAAAAGACGGGAAATACGGCTATATCAACACCAAAGGAGATTTGATATACCCAGCCATTTATGATAATGCCGGCGATTTTAAAAATGGTTTTGCAGTTATAGAGCAAAATCAAAAAAGCGGATACCTTACTAAAAGCGGACAAACTTTGATAGCTCCCACTTACGATTGGGCCGAGAATTTTACTACCGAACTTGCAAAAATTCAGATTGGTGATTACTATGGTTTAATTTCTAAAAAAGGTCAACTGGTGCTAGCAGCTGAATATGATAGAATTGATGTATTTGCTGCTGGAATAGCGCCTTTAGTGAAAGACGAAAAATTAGGTTATTGTGATACCTCTGGAAAAATCACAATTCCCTTGCTCTATGATTATACAAGTGATGAGAAGCCGCTAGACAATTTGCAAAACAACCTAATACGCGTGCAATTAAAAGGAAAAACAGGTTTTATTAATTTACAAAATAAAGTGGTAGTCCCTATCGAATTTGAGGCAATATCCTACCCTAATTCCGGACTATTTGTGGCACAAAAAAAATCAAAATGGGGCTTAATTGACACTACACTGAAAACACTACTTCCTTTTAAATATCAATATTTGTCGCTAGTTTCTTCAACGATACTAAAAGTAAAAATTAAGAATAAATTTGGTTTAATTGATCTAAAAGGAAAACAATTGCTTGCACCGGAGTGGGATGCATTGCACAACATAACCGATTCAATGGTAATTGTTGAGCGTGGTGGAAACTATGGAATAATGCACCTTAGCGGGAAAGTTATTCTTGCTGCTGAATTGGATAAACTACCCGAGTTAAGTGAAAAATACACACTTCTTATTCATAACGATAAATTGGCCTGGTATGATTTATCAAGCTTGAAATTCATTTGGAAAGAAGAAGGATATTAA
- a CDS encoding CoA pyrophosphatase: protein MAPAHRLSSEEYLKSAKNYRKGSVLILLYEQNNALNFVLTLRQSYAGVHSGQVSLPGGKIEEKDAHPIAAALRETEEEIGIPANQIEVLGELSQLYIFPSNFLVHPVVGFLPFLPSFKKDEKEVAEIIFVNMNDLHQNELRQHKFMDLSHGLNAPDLTRVKVPYFNINGHHVWGATAMILSEFAEITRPFFTKNI from the coding sequence ATGGCTCCGGCACATCGACTTTCGTCGGAAGAATATTTGAAAAGTGCCAAAAATTACCGAAAGGGTAGCGTACTTATTTTACTGTATGAACAAAACAATGCATTGAATTTTGTGTTAACCTTACGACAATCTTACGCTGGTGTACACAGTGGGCAGGTGAGCTTACCTGGTGGAAAAATTGAGGAAAAAGACGCGCATCCTATTGCTGCAGCTTTACGCGAAACGGAGGAAGAAATTGGTATTCCTGCGAATCAAATTGAAGTGTTAGGCGAATTAAGTCAATTGTATATTTTTCCAAGTAATTTTTTGGTGCATCCAGTAGTTGGATTTTTACCTTTTTTACCCAGCTTTAAAAAAGATGAAAAAGAGGTGGCTGAAATAATCTTTGTAAACATGAACGATTTACACCAAAATGAATTACGTCAACATAAATTTATGGATTTGAGCCATGGTTTAAATGCTCCTGACCTCACAAGGGTAAAAGTCCCCTACTTCAACATTAACGGGCACCATGTATGGGGAGCAACGGCCATGATATTAAGTGAATTTGCCGAAATAACTCGCCCCTTTTTCACAAAAAATATTTGA